The following coding sequences lie in one Desulfofalx alkaliphila DSM 12257 genomic window:
- a CDS encoding Dps family protein yields MSNFEGKFNLDKSGFNPTTPGHSSNHHMVLRQQPRTVKIEGCGIGLPYEIRHEMALMLDDHMCALTVALHQYNKHHWLTEGAESFLSLHHLLEEHIEKTIKHIDMIGERVARLGGVPTAHPVTQHELSYIKHEVEGRYTMRDFIRNDLEHELKLQDMLRKQIKRAHELNDWGTVEVLEEVLLDREDLGYHLFSILEDDTLVRGMEHLISAEHNKVGDEMVNNQNKLQ; encoded by the coding sequence ATGAGTAATTTTGAAGGCAAGTTTAACCTAGATAAGTCCGGTTTCAATCCCACTACTCCCGGACATTCAAGCAACCACCATATGGTTTTAAGACAACAGCCCAGAACGGTTAAAATAGAGGGGTGTGGAATAGGACTTCCCTATGAAATACGTCATGAAATGGCATTAATGCTTGATGATCATATGTGCGCTCTAACCGTTGCATTACACCAGTACAACAAACATCATTGGCTAACTGAAGGAGCAGAATCATTTCTTAGCCTGCATCATTTGTTAGAAGAACATATAGAAAAGACCATCAAACATATAGATATGATAGGTGAGCGCGTTGCCCGCCTGGGAGGTGTTCCCACCGCCCATCCTGTAACTCAGCACGAACTGTCGTATATTAAGCATGAGGTCGAAGGACGCTACACCATGAGGGATTTTATTCGCAACGACCTTGAACATGAGCTAAAGCTACAGGATATGCTACGCAAACAAATTAAGCGGGCCCATGAGCTTAACGATTGGGGCACTGTAGAGGTTCTTGAAGAAGTTTTATTAGACAGAGAAGATCTTGGCTATCATTTATTTAGTATTCTTGAAGATGACACACTGGTAAGGGGTATGGAGCATTTAATTAGCGCGGAACACAACAAGGTTGGCGACGAAATGGTTAATAATCAAAATAAGCTTCAGTAA
- a CDS encoding undecaprenyl-diphosphate phosphatase, which produces MSILEALIFGFVQGLTEFLPISSTAHIVITQLILGYKFTGLEFEIFLHFASVLAVIIYFRKDVWEVIVGFFSYLKTRSSRHYTQFRFAIYILVATVITGGLGVVFSDLIEDSMKTSGFIAASLAVTGAMLIFIERFHHYGNRGIKDMRLLDSIIVGLAQTLAVMPGISRSGTTLVAALWAGLNRDTAVRYSFLLAIPVILGSTVLAVGNYNAEMWATVGAVPLLVAFVATFIFSWIGIIWLIDFLKRSKLIYFAIYCFVLAFLVYMFIDTNIVLDL; this is translated from the coding sequence ATGTCCATTTTAGAGGCACTAATATTTGGTTTTGTTCAAGGTTTAACAGAATTTTTACCCATTTCTAGTACTGCCCATATCGTGATTACGCAATTAATATTAGGTTACAAATTCACCGGACTGGAGTTTGAAATTTTTCTTCACTTTGCCTCGGTATTGGCAGTGATTATTTATTTTAGAAAGGATGTCTGGGAAGTAATTGTGGGCTTTTTTTCTTACCTTAAAACCAGATCTTCCCGGCACTATACACAATTCCGTTTTGCCATTTACATACTGGTGGCTACGGTAATTACAGGGGGTCTGGGGGTGGTTTTCAGTGATTTAATTGAGGACTCCATGAAAACCTCTGGATTTATTGCTGCCAGCTTAGCTGTTACCGGGGCCATGTTAATTTTTATTGAGCGATTTCATCATTACGGCAACCGGGGTATAAAGGATATGCGGTTATTGGATTCAATTATTGTGGGATTAGCCCAAACGCTGGCTGTGATGCCCGGTATTTCTCGTTCCGGCACCACGCTGGTTGCTGCCCTATGGGCCGGCTTAAACCGGGACACTGCAGTGCGTTATTCTTTTTTGTTGGCCATACCCGTTATTCTGGGCTCTACGGTACTGGCAGTGGGCAACTATAATGCAGAAATGTGGGCCACCGTTGGCGCTGTTCCGCTATTGGTAGCCTTTGTAGCAACCTTTATTTTTTCTTGGATTGGTATCATCTGGTTGATAGATTTTTTAAAGCGCAGCAAACTAATTTATTTCGCCATTTATTGCTTTGTTTTAGCCTTTTTAGTGTATATGTTTATTGATACTAACATCGTTCTTGACCTATAA
- the trpB gene encoding tryptophan synthase subunit beta, whose amino-acid sequence MINKRGYFGEFGGRFVPEQLVAPLDELEENFYKYIQDEEFLKELNYYYKQFVGRSNPLYFAKKLTNQVGGGKIYLKREDLNHTGAHKINNALGQILLAKKMGKKRIIAETGAGQHGVATATACALFGLECVIYMGAVDIERQELNVFRMELLGAKVHSVKTGTATLKDAVDEALKDYALNYDNTFYLLGSAVGPHPYPTMVREFQSVIGREAKEQILEAEGRLPDYLVACVGGGSNAIGLFHPFYHDSSVKMIGVEPAGKGLDTGEHAASITKGTVGVIHGFKCYTLQDENNEPLPVHSIAAGLDYPGVGPEHSYYSQSGRAEYHCITDDEALAAFMQLSKTEGIIPAIESAHAVAYAIKLAKTLDPDQIIIVNLSGRGDKDVAQVQEMLKNK is encoded by the coding sequence ATGATTAACAAGAGAGGCTATTTTGGAGAGTTTGGTGGCAGATTTGTTCCGGAACAGTTAGTGGCACCGCTTGATGAGTTGGAAGAAAACTTCTACAAGTATATTCAAGACGAAGAATTTCTAAAGGAGCTGAACTACTATTATAAACAATTTGTTGGACGCAGCAACCCCTTATACTTTGCGAAAAAATTAACAAACCAAGTGGGCGGAGGGAAAATATACCTAAAAAGAGAGGATTTAAATCACACCGGTGCCCACAAGATTAACAATGCCTTGGGCCAGATCTTGCTGGCGAAGAAAATGGGTAAAAAAAGAATTATTGCTGAAACCGGAGCCGGGCAACACGGTGTGGCCACCGCCACGGCATGCGCACTTTTCGGACTTGAATGTGTAATTTATATGGGTGCAGTTGATATAGAACGGCAAGAACTTAACGTTTTCCGCATGGAATTGTTGGGGGCCAAGGTGCATTCAGTAAAAACAGGCACCGCTACTTTAAAGGATGCAGTGGATGAGGCTTTAAAAGATTATGCCTTAAATTATGATAACACCTTTTATTTATTAGGCTCAGCTGTGGGGCCCCACCCCTATCCAACCATGGTGCGTGAGTTCCAAAGCGTCATTGGCCGAGAGGCCAAGGAGCAGATTTTGGAGGCAGAAGGTAGGCTGCCGGACTACTTGGTGGCCTGTGTTGGCGGCGGCAGTAATGCCATTGGCCTATTCCACCCCTTCTATCATGACAGTTCAGTTAAAATGATTGGTGTTGAACCGGCCGGTAAAGGTTTAGACACCGGTGAACATGCTGCCAGCATAACAAAAGGCACCGTAGGTGTTATACACGGTTTTAAATGCTATACTCTGCAGGATGAAAACAACGAGCCCCTGCCGGTGCATTCCATCGCTGCAGGTCTTGACTACCCCGGAGTAGGACCTGAACACAGTTACTATAGTCAAAGTGGCCGGGCGGAATACCACTGTATTACCGATGATGAAGCATTGGCAGCCTTTATGCAGTTATCCAAAACTGAAGGGATAATCCCTGCCATTGAAAGTGCCCATGCGGTGGCCTATGCCATAAAGTTAGCCAAAACACTCGATCCGGACCAAATTATTATTGTAAACCTTTCCGGTCGAGGGGATAAGGATGTGGCCCAGGTGCAAGAAATGCTAAAAAATAAATAA
- a CDS encoding heavy metal translocating P-type ATPase, protein MVQRFILRRRSQIALISGVLIIIAFTGKLAFKNIDVFVWSLIIASILGVAPIAIQAYQALKVRVVSIDVLVTIAVVGAFLINNYEEAAIVTFLFLFGAYLEQRTLNKTRSAIKELTEIAPESALKQMENGEFEEVEVDEVDIGDVLLVKTGAKVPVDGTVLTGEGHINEASITGESVPVSKKKGSQVYAGTILENGTIQVVADRVGEDTTFGKIIELVEEAQDSKSEAERFIDRFSKYYTPAVLVFAAIVWLISRDLELAITILVLGCPGALVIGVPVSNVAGIGNGARNGVLLKGSEVIHDFSKVDTVVFDKTGTLTIGNPKVADTQFYTNNLDEVLGYLASVESESDHPLAKAVVEHIGDTKSYTVESTDVVKGGGIVAYVNGHRVAVGNVALMEEENVHLNEKVRDDIARFEQKGNSLVLTAVDGELKVLMGIRDQIRPGVKEDLQRLKKLGVKNLIVLSGDNQGTVDLVAHELGMTEAHGHMLPEDKSAYIEELQAKGQIVAFVGDGVNDSPSLALADIGIAMGSGTDVAIETSDIVLMNSDFSRLPHALGLTKATANNMRQNIVIAVGVVIVLLASVFLSEWMNMTIGMLAHEASILVVILNGMRLLGYKLRK, encoded by the coding sequence ATGGTGCAGAGATTTATATTAAGAAGAAGAAGTCAAATAGCATTAATCAGTGGTGTTTTAATTATAATTGCATTTACCGGCAAATTAGCTTTTAAAAATATAGATGTGTTTGTTTGGTCGCTGATTATTGCCTCCATCTTAGGGGTTGCTCCCATTGCAATTCAAGCATATCAAGCATTAAAGGTCAGGGTTGTCAGTATCGATGTTTTAGTTACCATAGCAGTTGTTGGGGCATTTTTAATTAACAACTATGAAGAGGCAGCCATCGTAACCTTCCTATTCTTATTTGGTGCTTATCTGGAACAACGCACATTGAATAAAACACGTTCTGCCATAAAAGAATTAACTGAAATCGCCCCGGAAAGTGCCTTGAAGCAAATGGAAAATGGAGAATTCGAAGAGGTAGAAGTGGATGAGGTTGACATAGGTGATGTTTTACTTGTTAAAACCGGGGCAAAAGTTCCTGTGGACGGTACAGTCTTAACAGGTGAAGGTCATATTAATGAGGCCAGTATTACCGGTGAATCCGTTCCGGTAAGTAAAAAGAAGGGTTCTCAAGTATATGCCGGCACCATTTTAGAAAACGGCACCATTCAAGTAGTTGCAGATCGCGTCGGTGAGGATACTACTTTTGGTAAAATTATAGAATTAGTGGAAGAAGCACAAGATTCAAAGTCAGAGGCTGAGCGCTTCATTGATAGATTTTCTAAGTACTATACTCCGGCTGTTTTAGTTTTTGCTGCTATTGTATGGCTTATTTCCCGGGACCTTGAACTTGCAATTACCATTTTAGTACTAGGCTGTCCGGGGGCATTGGTTATCGGTGTGCCGGTTTCTAACGTTGCCGGAATCGGTAATGGAGCACGAAACGGTGTTCTATTGAAAGGCAGCGAAGTGATTCACGATTTTAGTAAAGTTGACACAGTGGTATTTGACAAAACAGGTACATTAACAATAGGAAATCCTAAGGTGGCCGATACCCAATTTTATACAAATAACCTTGATGAAGTGTTGGGTTACCTTGCAAGTGTTGAAAGTGAATCAGACCATCCATTGGCCAAAGCAGTTGTAGAACATATTGGAGATACGAAATCCTATACCGTTGAAAGCACAGATGTTGTAAAAGGTGGCGGAATTGTTGCTTACGTAAACGGGCATAGGGTAGCAGTCGGTAATGTTGCATTGATGGAAGAAGAAAATGTACATTTAAATGAAAAAGTTCGTGATGATATTGCCCGATTTGAGCAAAAGGGTAACTCACTTGTACTGACAGCGGTTGATGGTGAATTAAAAGTACTAATGGGTATCCGTGATCAAATTCGACCCGGTGTAAAAGAAGATCTTCAAAGGTTAAAGAAATTAGGTGTGAAAAACCTAATAGTCCTCTCAGGAGATAACCAGGGAACAGTTGATTTAGTAGCCCATGAACTTGGAATGACCGAAGCGCACGGGCACATGCTGCCGGAAGATAAATCAGCCTACATTGAGGAGTTACAAGCCAAAGGTCAAATTGTGGCCTTTGTTGGAGATGGAGTAAACGACAGTCCTTCCCTGGCTCTGGCAGACATCGGAATCGCCATGGGAAGTGGTACAGATGTAGCAATTGAAACTTCAGATATTGTCTTGATGAATTCAGACTTCAGTCGCCTGCCACATGCTTTGGGCCTAACAAAGGCAACAGCCAATAATATGCGTCAAAATATTGTTATCGCAGTGGGGGTTGTAATAGTTCTACTGGCCAGTGTGTTCTTAAGTGAGTGGATGAATATGACAATCGGTATGTTAGCACACGAGGCAAGTATCTTAGTTGTAATTTTAAACGGTATGAGACTCCTGGGTTATAAATTAAGAAAGTAG
- a CDS encoding NUDIX hydrolase — MILVNKNGDIFLEFVETNDEKLSGIAIDAPLTHSVIVAKAKNSCLLVFNRFKNKWELPGGYIDPGETPKQCARRELYEESSQAVNSICLKGIMKFCFQPDRRIEYGTLFYGQIEKVNTFQANEEIAAIKFWDLKEDIGYIDEIDRQLIDFCRDFFIGQERC; from the coding sequence ATGATACTGGTAAATAAAAACGGAGATATTTTTCTGGAATTTGTAGAAACCAATGACGAAAAATTAAGCGGCATAGCCATAGATGCGCCGCTCACCCATTCGGTGATAGTTGCAAAGGCAAAAAATAGCTGCCTCTTGGTATTTAATCGTTTTAAAAACAAATGGGAGTTGCCGGGCGGTTATATAGACCCCGGCGAAACTCCCAAACAGTGCGCCCGGCGAGAACTATACGAAGAATCAAGCCAGGCTGTGAACAGCATTTGTCTAAAGGGTATAATGAAGTTTTGTTTTCAACCGGACCGTCGAATTGAATACGGTACCTTGTTTTACGGTCAAATTGAAAAGGTAAATACCTTTCAAGCAAACGAAGAAATCGCAGCAATAAAGTTTTGGGACTTAAAAGAAGATATTGGGTACATCGATGAGATTGACCGTCAATTAATTGATTTTTGCCGCGACTTTTTTATAGGTCAAGAACGATGTTAG
- a CDS encoding sulfite exporter TauE/SafE family protein: protein MRKLYNAFMQASTAHARWDYETSMTILRDKKRLFLLLLMALPILIPAIAHAASNLPGVLGGNAAYAPSFYSPQVFYVSIAVGLVAGLITGCIGAGGGFIIAPALMSVGVKGILAVGTDLFHIFAKSIMGTTIHKKLGNVHVGLAIAFLVGSGLGVTVGGQINRAVYNMNPVLSDMVISLIYVLMLGFLGTYAMYDFLKSNQKNKGSDQPQQGGEELTALAKAVQSKKIPPMITFDEHMVPGGRKISAWFVAFCGSIVGFFAAMMGVGGGFLTFPMFVYGMGVGTATTVGTDILQIIFTAGYGAISQYAIYGYIFYTLAMGMLIGSLLGIQVGALTTKVVSGHTIRGFYAVTIIAGFVNRLFALPSKLVTMEYISMSASTAQTINSVGNVVFFAIVGFFGFWVFSKFITNIGRLREDAIAASSNGKGVSQ from the coding sequence TTGAGAAAGCTATACAATGCTTTCATGCAAGCCTCCACGGCCCATGCCAGGTGGGACTATGAAACATCAATGACAATTCTGCGGGATAAAAAACGGTTATTCTTGCTATTATTAATGGCGCTGCCCATATTAATTCCAGCTATCGCCCATGCAGCTTCAAACTTGCCAGGGGTTTTAGGTGGAAATGCAGCCTATGCGCCTTCTTTTTATTCACCGCAAGTATTTTATGTATCAATTGCCGTGGGATTAGTTGCCGGTTTGATTACCGGTTGTATTGGTGCAGGCGGAGGATTTATTATTGCACCGGCGTTAATGAGTGTAGGGGTAAAAGGTATTTTGGCTGTAGGTACTGACCTGTTCCATATATTTGCCAAATCCATTATGGGAACCACTATCCACAAAAAGCTAGGTAACGTACACGTTGGCTTAGCCATAGCGTTTTTAGTGGGTTCCGGCCTTGGAGTAACAGTGGGTGGGCAAATAAACCGTGCAGTTTATAACATGAACCCCGTGCTAAGTGACATGGTGATTAGCCTTATTTATGTGCTAATGTTAGGATTTTTAGGAACCTATGCCATGTACGACTTTCTTAAGTCTAACCAAAAGAACAAAGGCTCCGACCAACCCCAGCAAGGGGGAGAAGAGCTAACTGCTTTGGCCAAAGCTGTACAAAGCAAAAAGATACCGCCGATGATTACCTTTGATGAGCACATGGTTCCCGGTGGTAGAAAAATATCTGCGTGGTTTGTGGCATTTTGCGGCTCCATTGTTGGTTTCTTTGCAGCCATGATGGGTGTAGGCGGCGGATTTTTAACCTTCCCCATGTTTGTTTACGGTATGGGGGTAGGAACAGCTACCACTGTGGGTACTGATATTCTGCAAATTATCTTTACCGCCGGTTATGGTGCCATTAGCCAGTATGCCATCTATGGATATATTTTTTATACCTTAGCCATGGGTATGTTAATAGGTTCATTGCTGGGTATTCAGGTGGGCGCCCTTACCACAAAGGTAGTTTCCGGCCACACCATTCGTGGTTTTTATGCCGTTACCATAATAGCAGGTTTTGTTAACCGCCTGTTTGCTCTGCCGTCAAAGCTGGTGACGATGGAGTACATCTCGATGTCTGCATCCACCGCTCAAACAATTAACAGTGTAGGTAACGTTGTTTTCTTTGCCATTGTAGGTTTCTTTGGTTTCTGGGTGTTCAGTAAATTTATTACCAACATTGGAAGACTTAGAGAAGATGCTATAGCGGCCTCCTCCAACGGGAAAGGAGTGAGCCAGTAA
- a CDS encoding ArsR/SmtB family transcription factor, translating into MANPHRLRILALLNGRRIHVSQLAREAMISRPLLYMHLKRLEKAGLVTSKLELSEDGKAMNYFELLPFALKLTPETITGAVKTLTLKEAGNTTSKENKKEDKE; encoded by the coding sequence TTGGCAAACCCACATCGATTAAGAATTCTGGCCTTGTTAAATGGAAGGCGCATCCATGTAAGTCAACTTGCCCGGGAGGCTATGATTAGTCGCCCACTGCTCTATATGCACTTAAAGCGCTTAGAAAAGGCCGGTTTGGTGACAAGCAAACTGGAATTATCAGAAGACGGCAAGGCAATGAATTATTTTGAATTACTGCCCTTTGCACTCAAGCTAACCCCTGAGACTATTACTGGGGCAGTAAAAACACTTACTCTCAAAGAGGCCGGCAATACAACTTCAAAGGAAAATAAAAAGGAGGATAAAGAATGA
- a CDS encoding DUF2935 domain-containing protein, with protein sequence MCKNEKEFANESLRQNLFWLRIMAEHALFVRLGLPCNETQLINEAIELEAQFRMLLKTARETPKDEKAVRRLNSMVIKALDRIISFKTRVLKRIITCSIGGANYPLLVDHIRREAIRFRAILIRLNKGIKLPLNEKVLQEEIFWLRIMGDHARFIAHLLDPSERELVGVSFKFAERFETLRLQARDLESMLVPGVFEEEQFPVKFVEEPLLTHFPVKPGVIPRLIRFNKQVINATKDIRDFKKIARELIAACKVLSIIDPLLADHVLREANMALEDLTMIQNKIDIKC encoded by the coding sequence ATGTGTAAAAATGAAAAAGAATTTGCAAATGAGTCTTTGCGCCAAAACTTATTCTGGCTGCGGATTATGGCGGAGCATGCCCTGTTCGTTCGGCTGGGGCTTCCCTGCAATGAAACACAATTGATTAATGAAGCAATAGAATTGGAAGCACAGTTTCGAATGTTACTGAAGACTGCCCGCGAAACTCCGAAGGATGAAAAAGCAGTACGTAGATTAAACAGCATGGTGATTAAGGCTCTGGATAGAATTATTAGCTTCAAAACCAGAGTACTAAAGCGTATCATTACCTGTTCTATCGGTGGTGCAAACTACCCGCTGTTAGTAGATCACATTAGAAGAGAAGCGATCCGTTTTAGGGCTATTCTTATTCGCTTAAATAAAGGAATTAAACTGCCCCTTAATGAAAAGGTACTTCAAGAAGAAATTTTCTGGTTGCGAATTATGGGTGACCACGCAAGATTTATTGCCCACCTGCTTGACCCTTCAGAGAGGGAACTGGTTGGCGTATCCTTCAAGTTTGCCGAACGATTTGAAACATTGCGCCTGCAAGCCAGGGACCTTGAATCAATGCTTGTTCCCGGAGTTTTTGAGGAAGAGCAATTCCCAGTGAAATTTGTAGAGGAACCCTTGCTTACCCATTTTCCTGTTAAACCCGGTGTAATTCCTAGATTAATAAGATTTAATAAGCAGGTGATTAATGCCACCAAAGATATTAGAGATTTTAAGAAGATTGCCCGTGAATTAATTGCAGCCTGTAAGGTTTTAAGTATTATTGACCCGCTCCTTGCAGACCATGTTCTTCGCGAAGCTAATATGGCGTTGGAAGATTTAACGATGATTCAAAATAAGATTGATATAAAATGTTAA
- a CDS encoding transposase encodes MAKKPYYEPELKQKIIRLHLEEGRTQKSLTEEYGLGQGTISYWLKQHRKECQFNPQLQEQTDAFEENKRLRRELAEKEKEIAFLKKAAAFFAK; translated from the coding sequence GTGGCTAAAAAACCATACTATGAACCCGAGTTAAAACAAAAGATTATACGCCTTCATCTCGAAGAAGGGCGCACACAAAAGAGTCTGACTGAAGAATATGGCCTTGGCCAAGGTACGATATCATACTGGTTAAAGCAACACCGCAAAGAATGCCAATTCAACCCTCAACTACAAGAACAAACAGATGCTTTCGAAGAGAATAAAAGATTACGTCGGGAACTAGCTGAGAAAGAGAAGGAAATTGCCTTCTTAAAAAAAGCAGCGGCATTCTTTGCAAAG
- the thpR gene encoding RNA 2',3'-cyclic phosphodiesterase: MRLFIAVNFNEQVKRDIKNIVERVKRYAKQGRFVNEEHMHLTLEFLGEITEERVKDILSAMKLVNAAPFTLALSDLGYFKRREGNIYWFGITENKDLMVMQREVHKLLKERGFNLEEREYRPHITIGRKVKLTNTFNSDELKESIGKIQIRVNSIDLVKSERINGKLIYTTIFSKAL; encoded by the coding sequence ATGAGATTGTTTATAGCGGTTAATTTTAATGAACAGGTTAAGAGGGATATAAAAAATATAGTGGAAAGAGTTAAGAGATATGCTAAACAGGGGCGATTTGTAAATGAAGAGCATATGCATTTGACATTGGAGTTCCTGGGTGAGATTACTGAGGAAAGAGTGAAGGACATTTTATCTGCAATGAAGCTTGTAAATGCTGCTCCATTTACCCTAGCTTTGTCCGACCTAGGATATTTTAAACGCAGAGAGGGAAATATTTACTGGTTTGGAATTACTGAAAACAAAGATTTAATGGTTATGCAAAGGGAAGTTCACAAACTGCTAAAAGAAAGGGGATTTAATCTAGAAGAAAGGGAATACAGACCCCATATTACCATTGGCAGAAAAGTTAAATTGACAAACACCTTTAATTCAGACGAGCTAAAGGAATCCATTGGCAAGATTCAGATCCGGGTGAATTCAATAGATTTGGTGAAAAGTGAAAGAATTAATGGCAAGTTAATTTATACAACAATTTTTTCAAAAGCTTTGTAA
- a CDS encoding heavy-metal-associated domain-containing protein yields MQKATIQLETLTCPSCLQKIDKAVKSLEGVDKESVNVLFNSSKVKLDFDNEKISIEKIKDAITALGFEVKKSQVRDK; encoded by the coding sequence ATGCAAAAAGCCACGATTCAATTGGAAACCTTAACCTGTCCTTCATGCTTACAAAAAATTGACAAGGCAGTAAAGTCCTTAGAAGGTGTGGACAAAGAGAGTGTAAATGTATTATTTAACTCAAGTAAAGTAAAGTTAGACTTTGATAATGAAAAAATATCAATAGAAAAGATTAAAGATGCCATCACTGCCCTAGGGTTTGAAGTAAAAAAATCCCAAGTAAGAGACAAATAA
- a CDS encoding HAMP domain-containing methyl-accepting chemotaxis protein encodes MVAIFKNIQIRTVLMTSFFAVAMVAATIGFFGYKGINDVSESIVEIEEVCMPSIQSLQTIREALSSVVVGERGLLIHEWFGEQYLRNTQYQHIDDSINRANEAWNTYEPLPKTEEEEMYWGMFKLEWNRWQGRSQQVIDLAKEIDALIAEGYAVDDPAVLELEEQIIRAAEMSRISYLVADGTLQELIDMNVQVADDARLAADATARSASQMIIGAVIAIVVFAVVLAIFIGRTVEQRLTKPVGELAAVAGAASKGDLTVDVQVKSQDEIGKLAEAIKMMINQMREMVGHIAEKSDAVFSSAQQLSATSQQTAASANETASTMSEISSTVDQVSTNIQEVSNVSESVAKHADHGARGIDQVINQITKISHSTQEVGQSINGVNEKSIEINKIVELITGIAEQTNLLALNAAIEAARAGEQGKGFAVVAEEVRNLAEQSTEAAKEIAVLIKDIQEQSDVAVATMNQSVEDVEEGTRVVQELGTDFKEIIGQVQGLTDQVQQVAAATQQMSSGVQNVAATAEEQTASMEEVSAAAQTMSHLSEELNELVDKFKV; translated from the coding sequence ATGGTAGCAATTTTTAAGAACATACAAATTAGGACAGTATTAATGACGTCGTTTTTTGCTGTTGCAATGGTGGCTGCAACCATTGGTTTTTTTGGCTACAAAGGCATTAATGATGTATCAGAAAGTATAGTGGAGATTGAAGAGGTGTGTATGCCCAGTATTCAATCGCTGCAGACCATAAGAGAAGCTCTTTCTTCGGTGGTGGTGGGTGAACGGGGCTTATTGATTCATGAGTGGTTTGGTGAACAATACCTGCGAAATACCCAGTACCAACACATAGATGATTCAATAAATCGGGCCAATGAGGCCTGGAATACATATGAACCCCTGCCTAAAACAGAAGAAGAGGAAATGTACTGGGGTATGTTTAAATTAGAATGGAACCGCTGGCAGGGGCGCAGCCAGCAGGTGATAGACCTGGCCAAAGAAATAGACGCATTGATTGCGGAGGGCTATGCAGTGGATGATCCGGCGGTGTTAGAACTAGAAGAGCAGATTATTAGGGCCGCTGAGATGTCACGGATATCTTATTTGGTTGCTGATGGAACACTCCAGGAATTAATTGATATGAATGTGCAGGTGGCTGATGATGCTCGCCTTGCAGCCGATGCCACTGCCAGATCAGCAAGTCAAATGATTATAGGCGCAGTGATAGCTATAGTGGTGTTTGCCGTGGTACTGGCAATTTTTATTGGTCGTACAGTTGAACAACGTTTGACTAAACCTGTGGGCGAATTGGCTGCGGTGGCCGGTGCAGCTTCAAAGGGTGACTTAACGGTAGATGTACAAGTAAAAAGTCAAGATGAAATTGGTAAACTTGCCGAGGCAATTAAAATGATGATCAATCAGATGAGGGAAATGGTAGGACATATTGCTGAAAAGTCTGATGCGGTATTTTCGTCTGCACAACAGTTAAGTGCTACTTCCCAACAAACTGCGGCCAGTGCCAATGAAACGGCATCTACAATGAGTGAAATATCTTCCACCGTTGACCAAGTAAGCACTAACATACAAGAGGTTTCTAACGTTTCAGAGAGCGTAGCCAAACATGCTGATCATGGCGCCCGGGGAATTGATCAGGTTATTAACCAAATAACTAAGATTTCCCATTCCACCCAAGAGGTGGGGCAGTCAATTAACGGTGTGAATGAAAAATCAATAGAAATTAACAAGATAGTGGAATTGATAACCGGCATAGCAGAACAAACCAACCTGTTGGCCCTAAATGCTGCCATAGAAGCGGCCCGGGCAGGGGAACAGGGCAAAGGTTTTGCGGTGGTGGCTGAGGAAGTAAGAAACCTTGCCGAGCAGTCCACCGAGGCGGCCAAGGAAATTGCTGTATTGATTAAAGACATTCAAGAACAGTCTGATGTTGCAGTTGCCACAATGAACCAAAGTGTTGAAGATGTGGAAGAGGGTACCAGGGTTGTGCAAGAACTGGGAACGGACTTTAAAGAAATTATTGGCCAGGTGCAGGGCCTGACAGACCAAGTGCAGCAGGTGGCAGCGGCCACCCAGCAGATGTCTTCCGGGGTGCAAAATGTAGCCGCCACCGCCGAGGAGCAAACTGCTTCAATGGAAGAGGTATCTGCTGCAGCCCAAACCATGTCACATCTGTCAGAGGAATTAAATGAACTTGTGGATAAGTTTAAGGTATAG